DNA from Xiphophorus maculatus strain JP 163 A chromosome 6, X_maculatus-5.0-male, whole genome shotgun sequence:
AGCAGGTCAAGCAGAACCAGTCCCGGTTAGCTGCCCGCAGCGGTGcctgtttgtctgttttcactCAGGAATTTTTCTATTTTGGGATATTatttgttctctttctctctgaattaaatttaaataaagtttaatggATTAAACCTGCTTCCTCAGTCTTCCCGCAGGACACTTTAATGAGTTTCACAACCGGACCCAAACTGGTTCCTACGGAACATCCCAGCGGGCCCAGAACCATCTGGGATCCATTAAAGGAGAACCGTGTTTTAATCAGGCACCGCTGCGGGCAGCTAACCGCAGACAACCTGAGCCCGGTGAGCGCTGAACACCGGAGCCGCTCAAACAGCAGAGACGGCGCGTTAcctgatgaagaggatgaggaagatgaagacAACACGGAcatctttctgcttctttagaaccggaaccagaaggTTCTGCTGGGGTCCAGGCTGCGATAACACAACAATGGCGCCTTAAACAAAGAGAAGAACAGCAGGAGCGGCACCAGAACCGGAACCTGGCTGAACGCTGGGGGCGGAGTCAAGATGGCTCaggcttaaagctgcagtacgtcACTGTTAAAAccgtcaccatgtcgtgaccgCATGATATGAGAGATGATAAAAAGAtttcctccaccttctcccagtgctcccagtgctaactagaaacaaccaatcagagccagtcACTGTCCGTGTGGCGCTCATCCTCCTCCAACCTCCGTCTCTGTTATGCTGCCGCTAGCatagcctgtcatgaatgctaaggctagatAGCATAGCCACGAGAcgaacagtttttctgtaaagttgtttctctgccaggATTTCCGCCACAAAACTTGCTTAGTTCGGCACTAGGGGGCGCTAAGCCAGTCCACCAGCCGCCCTCCATGTTTTTGTGGTAAAAATTATGAAAGTTACAAGAATTTGAAGACATGAAAACAGTCCCACCGGGTCCCATCCCGTCCCACCGGGTCCCATCCCGTCCCACCGGGTCCCATCCTGTCCCACCGGGTCGTCCCGTCCCACCGGGTCCCATCCCGTCCCACCGGGTCCCATCCCGTCCCACCGGGTCGTCCTGTCCCACCGGGTCCCATCCTACACCGTGTCCTGTCCCACCGGTCCCATCCCGTCCCACCGGGTCGTCCCGTCCCACCGGGTCCCATCCCATCCTACACCGGGTCGTCCCGTTCCACCGGGTCCCATCCCGTCCCACCGGGTCCCATCCCGTCCTACACCGGATCCCGTCCTACACCGGATCCCGTCCTACACCGGGTCGTCCCACCGGTCCCGTCCCACCGGGTCCCGTCCCACCGGGTCCCATCCCGTCCTACACCGGATCCTGTCCTACACCGGGTCGTCCCACCGGTCCCGTCCCACCGGGTCCCGTCCCACCGGGTCCCATCCCGTCCTACACCGGATCCTGTCCTACACCGGGTCGTCCCACCGGTCCCATCCCACCGGGTCCTGTTATCTTTTATCCAGTTTACTCCGTCTGTCCTGTTGCTGCTTCTCAGCCTGGATGGAGGGTCATAAAAGCCAGCAGGCTGATGaactggaggaaaccctgctccgcattagcacattgagcagcaagAGCAtcaggatgattgacagcactaagccccgccttctggttctgattggttgtttttggtgcagctcATGGTGGATCCATCCTTCAGAAACACGAATCTgagatatttttagaaaaaagtcgTTTTATTGTCGCCTGCAGTTTTAACTGAACCTGCTGTTAGTGCCTGTCGCCATGGCAACCGATGCCTCAGACAGAGGATTTCGCCAGAACCATGAAACTGGATTTTTCATGggggttggttctggttctgctgtttggacCGGACCACATTCCAGCTGGATTGTGAGAAATAATTGTATGACATCAGAGGCTCAGAAACacattatttcatattttaacagatCTCTCGTCTTGTTGCTGGAACTGGGTCACATCAACATGTTGATCAAGGTGTTGATGAATAACTGATCATGTTTCTATGGAAACATGTTTCCATGTGAATCCAGTTCTGTTAAACCGGTTTGACTCTGCTGCTCCACCGTCTGCAGGGCCACACTGGACCTCATGGCGGCCCGGTTTTCAGTTTGTCTTTAGCATCAGGTTTCTTCAGCTCAGTGACGCGGAGCCCCTAGTGGCGGTTCCGGGGTGCTGCAGGTTTTTGTCCGGAGTTCTGCtgtttcctgtcactgtggGATCAGAACcgctccttcctcctcttcctcggtGTGATGAAGAACATCTGAGCATCAGAACCCTCTGACCCTGAAGCAACGCGGGGCCTGCAGGccagaaggttctggttctgacccggttctctCTGTCTTCTCCATGTTCTGCCGGGATATTGGACATTTATTCATCAACTGAATTTCTgctcatttaattttcatttggtCTAATAAACTAATCAGAACCATAAATGGACCTGGTTTTTAACCAGAATCGGGCAGAACTTGATCAGAACCGGGATCCGGTCAGTAACGAAATGTGACCCGAACTGATTCCAGAATATGATGTGTGTGAGGAACCGGTTCTGTTGAGCTGAACTGGGTCGGGTTTCCAGCCAGTctgtgctgccccctgctggtgaaaAATCCCAAATACACCAAACCCGAATCTGGTGACGGACTTTTATTTGTGAGGCTTGAGAGACAAAAGTAGGAGAAAGACCGATGATCTTATCACTAAACGGTGCGACAAGAACTCGTCTATTTATTGATTTGACCATTTTGTTAGCTACTGAAAGTTACAGCCTTGATATGATTATATGAGTTATTTAACCGATAAATCGATCAGAAATGAACGGATCCTCTCTGGCTGCAGTGCGCGCTCCCGACGCAGCCGGCAGAATTTCGCACAAGACCGGTGCTGGTACCGGTCCAGTTCCACCATCACAGCTCAAACAGACTGGTCCTGGATCCGCTTTCTGACGTCATCAGGGTGGGGGACATGGCCTGTGAGGAACAGAGCCACTGATTGGTCCGCTGGGGCCGGGCGGCCAATCACAGAGCTGCATGTTGCCACGTGGCAGCGCCGCTGGCCTCGGCAGGAAGAACCGACGGTTCGGTTCGAAGAGAggaaataaacccaaaacaaagAAGTTCCGACCCGGTCCGAGAGAACAGAACGGGAACCGAACGTCAGGGGgaggaccggaccggaccggagtGCTGGTTCTGGTACCGGTGATCGTTACAGCCAGGTGAGTTAGCATCATTAGCATTCTGGCTCTGTTAGTATGATCCGGGTCAGAACCAAACGATAGTTGTGGATGGGTTCTGATGGAGAGGCTCGGTTCTTGAggagaacagaaacagaacacaGTCCGGTACCAACCGGCCCAGTTTGGTCCCAGTCAGACTCAGGCTCGGTCTAAGGAAGCCGGGTCAGCCGTAGAAcctgaatcagaaccagaaccgggccatCTGCTGCAGAGGACTGTGGTTAGAACCGGAACCGgatccagaaccagatccaACCAACAGAGGAAACTGAGTGATTTCCTCTCCAAACTGGATCACATGCAGAACCTTGATCCTGACAGAGCAGGGCGCCGGTTCTGATGGGCCCGGTCCGGTTCTGGATGTCAGGAATGATAAGGTCCGTTCAAACACTCCAGATTCTGGAACCCATTGAAGTTCTGCAGAACCAGCGGCagtgttctgtgttttccagaAGCATCAGTAACTAAGTTACCATCAGTTAGAAAAACCAAATCAAATGTTTCTCAAAGTAAAtttgacttcctgatttattgtcttgaaattgggcctctgtctctttaaaaactcctgctccgcctccaggaagtcgtcccaacatggctcctcttttaaccctttaatgtttttaccagcgtcgctctgagcagcagctcctataatgagctcagctgtttgctaattgctgctggctagtctgaaggagctgagtggggaggagctgcgcctcggAGGCGGAGCTACGTCCACCTAGGCGtttgaacagctgaatggttgccatttAATTGGACCTGGAGTTCTGATGGGTCCGGTTTATATGTCAGCTCTGGGCCGGCGGTTCTGACTGGGTGGGAAGGCACAGAAAATCCAGCAGGTCTAGTGGACCAGGCAGAGCCACCAGAGATCGGTACTGATCCGTTTCTCCTCCAGGTCCCCCCAAGCAGCCATGAGTGGCGAGCCCGACCCGCCGGTGGCCAGGGGCGACCCGGTTCCTGACCCGCTGGCCGTGGTGACCCAGCTGAGGGACCTGGCGGCCGACCCGATGAACCGCAGAGCCATCGTCCAGGACCACGGCTGCCTGCCGGGCCTCATCCTGTTCCTGGACCACCCCGACCCTCAGGTGGTCTACTGCGCCCTGCTGGTGAGCCCCCCAGCCCGGACCTTTGGTTTCATCGGCCGGCATCgggtcggttctggttctgactgctGCTCTGGGTCTCCGCAGGCGGTCCGGTACCTGGCGGAGTGCCGAGCCAACAGGGAGAAGCTGAAGGCAGAACTGGGGATGATGCTGAGCCTGCAGAACGTCATGCAGAAGTGAGCGACCTTCTTCCGGAACCGAAGAGGCCCGGTTGGGCTCGGTCCGACAGAACCGTGTGTGGTAAACACTGCGGTCCTCCCTACAGGTCAACCACTCCAGGAGAGACCAAGCTGCTGGCCTCAGAGATCTACCAGCTGCTGCAGACGGCGGCTGGCGCCGACGGGCCGCAGGCGGCCGAACCGGAGCGCGGCGGCGCGCGGCGCAAGGCCCAGTTCTTCCTGGGATCCAGCAACAAGAGAGCCAAGACGGTGATCCTGCAGATCCACGGCCTGGACGACCCGGTGGGTCCACACACAGACACCGCTGTCCGGTTCCGGTCCGCTGCAGGGTTCTGACCCGCTGTCCGGTTCTGATCCGCTGCAGGGTCGGCGCAGTCTGTGTGAGGAGGCACTGCTGAAGATCCGAGGCGTCATCAGCTTCACCTTCCAGATGGCCGTTAAGAGATGCGTTGTTCGGATCCGATCGGACCTGAAAGCCGAGGTGAGGATGGTTCTGTCCGGAATATTCAGGAAGAACCGAAGCCTTTCAGGATGAACGGAAAACCGTTCGCAAGACATGGAATGATCCGGACCGAGCGTTTTCCCTGATCGGTCCGGATCCCAGAGAGCTTCCTGATGTCTGCCTTGGTTTTCCAGGCTCTGGCGTCGGCCATCGCCGCCACGGAGGTCATGACGGCTCAGCAGGTGGTGAAGGACGAGAACGGAGACGAGGTCAGGTCACCTGCTGGAGTTTCAGGCTTCGTATCTGATGTGGAGGAACTTATTATTTAGATCATCCTAGTAGAAATTCAGCAGCAAAGACAGCCCGAATGTAGCCTTTATGCTAGCTTAGACTCAGTTAGTTTAGCCTTTATGCTAGCTTAGACTCAGTTAGTTTAACCTTAATGCTAGCTCAGACTCAGTTATATTAGCCTTAATGCTAGCTCAGACTCAGTTATATTAGCCTTTATGCTAGCTTAGACTCAGTTAGTTTAGCCTTTATGCTAGCTTAGGCTCAGTTAGTTTAACCTTAATGCTAGCTCAGACTCAGTTATATTAGCCTTAATGCTAGCTCAGACTCAGTTATATTAGCCTTTATGCTAGCTTAGACTCAGTTAGTTTAACCTTAATGCTAGCTCAGACTTAGTTAGTCTAGTCTTCATGCTAGCTCAGACTTAGTTAGTCTAGTCTTCATGCTAGCTCAGACTCAGTTAGATTAGCCTTAATGCTAGCTTAGACTCAGTTAGTTGAGCCTTCATGCTAGCTCAGACTCAGTTATATTAGCCTTAATGCTAGCTCAGACTCAGTTAGTTTAACCTTAATGCTAGCTCAGACTTAGTTAGTCTAGTCTTCATGCTAGCTCAGACTCAGTTAGATTAGCCTTAATGCTAGCTTAGACTCAGTTAGTTGAGCCTTTATGCTAGCTCAGACTCAGTTATATTAGCCTTAATGCTAGCTCAGACTCAGTTAGATTAGCCTTAATGCTAGCTTAGACTCAGTTAGTTGAGCCTTCATGCTAGCTCAGACTCAGTTATATTAGCCTTAATGCTAGCTTAGACTCAGTTAGATTAGCCTTAATGCTAGCTTAGACTCAGTTAGTTGAGCCTTAATGCTAGCTTAGACTCAGATAGTTTAGCCTTAATGCTAGCTTAGACTCAGTTAGTTTAGCCTTAATGCTAGCTTAGACTCAGTTAGTTGAGCCTTCATGCTAGCTCAGACTCAGTTATATTAGCCTTAATGCTAGCTCAGACTCAGTTAGATTAGCCTTAATGCTAGCTTAGACTCAGTTAGTTGAGCCTTCATGCTAGCTCAGACTCAGTTATATTAGCCTTAATGCTAGCTTAGACTCAGTTAGATTAGCCTTAATGCTAGCTTAGACTCAGTTAGTTGAGCCTTAATGCTAGCTTAGACTCAGATAGTTTAGCCTTAATGCTAGCTTAGACTCAGTTAGATTAGCCTTAATGCTAGCTTAGACTCAGTTAGATTAGCcttaaccctttggagtcttgggtctaaatggccgttttggtctaattttgaatttacccttatattttcaccataaaaactatttaccttaccttgtttggtatcattattttcataacatcctaaactttgtgattttacagtgtttgtttcattttgacaaaatttattatcacattggagcaaaaaacacacacagaaacatgacgtcatgcccgccacagggcgggcgtcgaccttaaaaggttAATGCTAGCTTAGACTCAGTTATATTAGCCTTAATGCTAGTTTAGACTCAGTTAGATTAGCCTTAATGCTAGCTTAGACTCAGTTAGTTGAGCCTTAATGCTAGCTTAGACTCAGATAGTTTAGCCTTAATGCTAGCTTAGACTCAGTTAGATTAGCCTTAATGCTAGCTTAGACTCAGTTAGGTGAGCCTTAATGCTAGCTTAGACTCAGTTAGTTTAGCCTTAATGCTAGCTTAGACTCAGTTAGCATAGCCTTAATGCTAGCTTAGACTCAGTTAGTTGAGCCTTAATGCTAGCTCAGACTTAGTTAGTTTAGTCTTCATGCTAGCTTAGACTCAGTTAGTTGAGCCTTAATGCTAGCTCAGACTCAGTTAGCATAACCTTAATGCTAGCTTAGACTCAGTTAGTTGAGCCTTAATGCTAGCTTAGACTCAGATAGTTTAGCCTTAATGCTAGCTTAGACTCAGTTAGTTTAGCCTTCATGCTAGCTCAGACTCAGTTAGCATAACCTTAATGCTAGCTTAGGCTCAGTTAGCTTAGACTCAGTTAGTTTAGCCTTAGCTAGCTTAGACAATAATTCCTCATATCTGATTATCTTTAATAACATTTCAGGTTATTTTTTCTGAGTTCCCTAAACCTGAAGAACCGGGTCAGCAGTAATCATGGTGGTTCTGTTGTGTTCTGCAGATTTTGGTCCATTTCACAGAGGCCGGTTCTGTATCGGTGGAGCAGAACCTGGACCTGCCAGAGTATCTTCCGGAGGAGGAGAGTCCGTCTCAAGACCCAGACAAGGCGATCAGCCGGGTCGGGTCGGGCCAGGACGGGTCCAGCTGGTTTGGCGCTGCCGCCAACTTTCTGTCTCGCTCCTTCTACTGGTGACccgtcagaaccagaaccgactgctggatcagaaccagagtgTCTTACTGAGTGGGACAAACGGGTCAGAACAGAAATCCAGaagttttctatttattgtCCAAACGGACCGAACCGCAGAACTGGAGTTTTAACCGGTTCTAATCAGGAACAGTGacaccagaaccgggtcagaacaaCTTCCCTGTTGAGTGTTTAATCTAGACCAAATGTTCTGATCCGGGTTTTCCCACAGCAGCTCTACGGAACGTCGTCATGTTTACACTTTACCTAACTGGATTCCTTGAAACCAGAACCGACCGGTCCCGGTAAGCTCGGTACCGTCTGACCCGACTGGTTCCTGTTGAGCGAACACTAACGGGTCGTAAAGCTGGGAACCGGTTTGGGAATCGGCAGAGGATCCAGTCCGAATGTTTTCCTCAGGAAAACCTCTGAtgttcccagtgttcccagcgttcccagtgttcccagcGTTCCCAGCGTTCCCAGCgttcccagtgttcccagcGTTCCCAGGATCCAAGAGTACAAAGACCCGGGTCATTTCCTCCTCTGATCTCCAGCATTCCTGCAGTTTCCTGCTGAGCTGCGTACCTGACCAGGTGTGCAGTGGAGGCCcgcctcctcctggctctgtcCAATCACAGGGCTTCAATCATACAGAACCGGGCTTGGACCGCTCTGGTCAGGGTGTGTGCTTCTGGGTTTCCATGGAAACTAGCACTACTGCACTGGGATCCATCCATAGATTCCCAGTCTGGAttgaaccatcagaaccaactGCTGGAACCGGGCCGTGTGACCCGGTCCGCTTCAGAACCACTGGACCAATTCTGAACCGACCGTGTCCGTTTCTGAACCGGTTTCTGTCATTCTGACTGTTACccttcatcatcttcctcttcctcagtgtGAATAAAATGCTTCAGTCTGAAACTGCCTGGTTTCTTTCATGACCCGATTCATCGGTTCTGAACCAAGATGCAGCAGGTGAACAGAACCTCCACTGGTTCTGCTGGGACCAGAACCACACAGTTGGCACCATGAGGCTGAGGTTCTGTAGAACCTCCAGACCGACTGGTTCAGAACCGAATACAGCTCTTATTGTGAAGGGACAGCTCTTATTGTGAAGGTCCCGGCCAGCAGGagcctctccctccctccctccgtcGGATCAGAGTTCAGCGTCCCTTTCCCGTCCCGAACCGAACCGAAGCGGAGCCGAGCCATGTCCTTCCTGCTGCCGCTGCTGATCAGCCTCCTGCTCGGTCTGCTGCTCTGGATCCTCCGCGGCAGAACCAGGTCAGTTCTAACTCTCCGGACCGGTT
Protein-coding regions in this window:
- the LOC102224985 gene encoding armadillo repeat-containing protein 1-like, yielding MLPRGSAAGLGRKNRRFGSKRGNKPKTKKFRPGPREQNGNRTSGGGPDRTGVLVLVPVIVTARSPQAAMSGEPDPPVARGDPVPDPLAVVTQLRDLAADPMNRRAIVQDHGCLPGLILFLDHPDPQVVYCALLAVRYLAECRANREKLKAELGMMLSLQNVMQKSTTPGETKLLASEIYQLLQTAAGADGPQAAEPERGGARRKAQFFLGSSNKRAKTVILQIHGLDDPGRRSLCEEALLKIRGVISFTFQMAVKRCVVRIRSDLKAEALASAIAATEVMTAQQVVKDENGDEILVHFTEAGSVSVEQNLDLPEYLPEEESPSQDPDKAISRVGSGQDGSSWFGAAANFLSRSFYW